A region of Dermabacter vaginalis DNA encodes the following proteins:
- a CDS encoding Tm-1-like ATP-binding domain-containing protein, giving the protein MTTIALVGTLDTKAEDYAWLKGRLTELGVNVLAVDVGSFSTADFADVSSDEVIEAAGEDAAKLRERRDRGEMMAVMGRGAATIVQKLAEEGRIHGLLAVGGSGGSSVAAPAMQAVPVGFPKLLVSTMASGDVSPYVGETDTTLMYSVVDVAGINSISAMVLGNAAAAIAGMAKEFEARTKRTPVEHRPLVGLTMFGLTTPAADEARKTLSDLGYEVLVFHATGTGGRAMEKLIESELIVGVCDLTTTELADDLVGGVLSAGPDRLEMAGRTGTPQVVSLGALDMVNFGPKDSVPSEFEGRTFLVHNPTVTLMRTSPTETHELGRRIGTKLAAAKGPTELFIPSKGLSGIDVEGGPFHDPEADTALFDAVKQSLEGSPVAVHEQGCAINDEGFGRAMAERLHELIRNQSGKKEN; this is encoded by the coding sequence ATGACGACCATTGCCTTGGTAGGAACGCTCGATACAAAAGCCGAAGACTATGCCTGGCTGAAAGGGCGTCTCACAGAATTGGGAGTCAACGTGCTCGCCGTCGACGTCGGCTCGTTTTCCACGGCCGATTTCGCGGATGTCTCTTCCGACGAAGTTATCGAGGCCGCCGGCGAGGATGCCGCGAAACTTAGAGAGCGCCGCGACCGCGGCGAAATGATGGCGGTCATGGGTCGCGGTGCTGCCACGATCGTGCAGAAGCTCGCGGAAGAGGGCCGCATTCACGGTCTTCTTGCGGTCGGTGGCTCGGGCGGTTCGTCTGTGGCCGCGCCCGCGATGCAAGCGGTTCCGGTGGGCTTTCCGAAGCTTCTCGTGTCGACCATGGCCTCGGGGGATGTTTCTCCGTATGTCGGCGAAACGGACACGACACTTATGTACTCGGTCGTGGATGTTGCCGGCATCAACTCGATTTCTGCGATGGTACTCGGCAATGCGGCCGCAGCAATCGCAGGAATGGCGAAGGAATTCGAAGCACGCACGAAGAGAACCCCTGTTGAGCACCGCCCTCTCGTGGGACTCACGATGTTCGGGCTCACCACTCCCGCAGCAGATGAGGCTCGCAAGACTCTCTCGGATCTCGGCTACGAAGTACTCGTGTTTCACGCGACCGGCACAGGCGGCCGGGCAATGGAAAAGCTCATCGAGTCGGAATTGATTGTTGGCGTGTGCGACCTGACGACAACGGAACTCGCCGACGATCTTGTGGGCGGAGTGCTAAGTGCCGGACCCGACCGGCTCGAGATGGCAGGGCGTACGGGAACGCCGCAAGTGGTGAGCCTTGGCGCCCTCGACATGGTGAACTTCGGTCCAAAAGACTCGGTCCCGAGCGAATTTGAGGGCCGCACATTCCTCGTGCACAACCCGACGGTCACTCTCATGCGCACCTCCCCCACCGAGACACACGAACTGGGTCGCCGCATCGGCACGAAGCTTGCCGCCGCGAAGGGGCCCACCGAGCTTTTCATTCCCTCAAAAGGCTTGAGTGGCATCGATGTTGAGGGCGGCCCATTCCATGACCCCGAAGCAGATACCGCACTTTTTGACGCCGTGAAGCAGAGCCTCGAAGGCAGCCCCGTTGCCGTGCACGAGCAAGGCTGTGCCATCAATGACGAGGGCTTCGGCCGCGCAATGGCCGAACGCCTCCACGAACTTATCCGCAACCAATCGGGAAAGAAGGAGAACTGA
- a CDS encoding restriction endonuclease, protein MATDNTPTIDEFRPVVLAVLADGKVRGFRELCELVADAAGLTQETRSERLNSGQPRFMNRTGWACSSMTKAGLLERPKRGTYRITPNGLQVAQRNLLSYTEKDLFEWRAWQEYQNEVTARRSEDAPAPAVVNEAAEEADPVEAIATRTRDFNAQVETDLRKRLQENSPEFFEKAVIDLLWAMGYGGDYGEKQHVGRSGDGGIDGIIHQDALGLTNVYIQAKRYADTNRVGEPEIRNFIGSLDAQGANLGVFITTSTFLDRAKVTAAGYRHGRIVLIDGLRLTKLMLAYGVGVEKAHEFTLYSVDEDYFEEDIQ, encoded by the coding sequence ATGGCTACCGACAATACCCCCACAATCGATGAGTTTCGGCCGGTGGTGTTAGCCGTTCTTGCTGACGGCAAAGTTCGTGGTTTTCGAGAATTATGTGAACTTGTTGCTGATGCCGCTGGGCTCACACAGGAGACACGGAGTGAACGACTCAATTCGGGTCAGCCGCGATTCATGAATCGTACGGGGTGGGCGTGCTCGAGTATGACCAAGGCGGGCCTTCTCGAACGTCCGAAGCGGGGGACGTATCGCATCACCCCCAACGGTCTTCAAGTCGCACAACGGAACCTGCTTTCTTATACGGAAAAAGACCTGTTCGAGTGGAGGGCCTGGCAGGAATATCAGAATGAGGTCACCGCCCGGCGATCCGAAGACGCGCCCGCCCCCGCTGTGGTTAACGAGGCTGCTGAAGAGGCCGATCCGGTCGAGGCTATCGCTACGCGCACACGTGACTTCAACGCTCAGGTTGAAACCGACCTCCGGAAGCGCCTCCAGGAAAACTCGCCAGAGTTCTTTGAAAAAGCCGTCATCGACTTGTTGTGGGCAATGGGCTACGGCGGCGATTATGGCGAGAAGCAGCATGTTGGGCGCTCGGGCGATGGCGGGATTGATGGCATCATCCACCAGGATGCCCTCGGCCTCACGAACGTGTATATCCAGGCGAAACGCTACGCCGACACCAACAGGGTTGGTGAGCCCGAAATCCGCAACTTCATCGGCTCTCTCGATGCACAGGGTGCCAACCTCGGTGTATTCATCACGACCTCAACATTTCTAGACCGAGCGAAAGTCACCGCTGCCGGTTACCGTCACGGGCGGATCGTGCTGATCGACGGCTTGCGCCTCACGAAGCTGATGCTCGCCTACGGCGTCGGCGTCGAGAAGGCCCACGAGTTCACGCTCTATTCCGTGGACGAGGACTACTTCGAAGAAGACATACAGTAG
- a CDS encoding type IIL restriction-modification enzyme MmeI, with the protein MIAARELHPERSLAEHYNPLAMSPALLKAHAALDRVVDKAFGAKKPLHSNEERLTLLFERYAEMTAAENEGPRR; encoded by the coding sequence GTGATCGCGGCGCGCGAGCTGCATCCCGAGCGTTCTCTCGCCGAGCACTACAACCCCCTCGCGATGAGCCCCGCGCTTCTCAAGGCGCACGCTGCGCTCGATCGCGTCGTCGACAAAGCGTTCGGCGCGAAGAAACCGCTCCACTCGAACGAGGAGCGCCTCACCCTGCTCTTTGAGCGCTACGCAGAGATGACCGCCGCTGAAAACGAAGGCCCGCGGCGGTAG
- a CDS encoding ArsR/SmtB family transcription factor: MGEETSLEERENWVTLFKSLADGHRLQIIQHLLLGEHRVTDLVEHVGLAQSTVSTHVASLRKSGLLASHTHGRATYYTLAYPEETKTLLTAAKAFFDGTEKLRQTSQPESTSHD, translated from the coding sequence ATGGGTGAAGAAACCTCCCTCGAAGAACGTGAGAACTGGGTGACTCTCTTTAAGAGCCTCGCCGATGGTCATCGGCTTCAAATCATCCAGCATTTGCTGTTAGGCGAACACCGCGTGACGGACCTCGTCGAGCACGTGGGTCTTGCGCAATCGACAGTGTCAACGCACGTGGCCTCGCTACGAAAAAGTGGGCTCCTCGCAAGCCACACGCATGGCCGCGCGACGTACTACACCTTGGCGTATCCCGAGGAAACGAAGACGCTTCTCACGGCGGCAAAGGCCTTCTTCGACGGCACCGAAAAACTGAGGCAAACCTCGCAGCCGGAGAGCACGAGCCATGACTAA
- a CDS encoding phosphoenolpyruvate hydrolase family protein, translating to MSRKEILEALRAKVASGKPIIGGGAGTGISAKSAEAGGIDLLVIYNSGRFRMAGRGSLSGLLAYGDANGIVMEMANEVLPVVKHTPVLAGVNGTDPFRVMPHFLKQVKEIGFAGVQNFPTVGLIDGVFRANLEETGMGFGPEIDMIRMANELDLLTSPYVFDIEQAKEMAAAGADILVPHMGLTTSGTIGAQTALTLEESAKKVQELADAARSVNPDILCLCHGGPIANPEDAQYILDNTDGIVGFYGASSIERFPTETGIREQTEKFTQITFSE from the coding sequence ATGTCCCGCAAAGAAATCCTTGAAGCGCTGCGTGCAAAGGTCGCGAGCGGAAAGCCCATCATCGGCGGCGGTGCCGGAACGGGTATTTCGGCGAAGTCGGCGGAGGCCGGCGGTATTGACCTCCTCGTCATTTACAACTCCGGACGCTTCCGCATGGCTGGCCGCGGCTCACTCTCCGGGCTCCTCGCCTATGGAGACGCGAACGGCATCGTCATGGAGATGGCAAACGAGGTGCTTCCGGTTGTGAAGCACACCCCTGTGCTCGCGGGCGTGAACGGCACGGATCCGTTCCGCGTGATGCCGCATTTCTTGAAGCAGGTCAAAGAGATCGGCTTCGCGGGTGTACAGAATTTTCCGACGGTTGGCCTCATCGACGGTGTTTTCCGCGCGAATCTCGAGGAAACCGGCATGGGCTTTGGCCCCGAGATCGACATGATTCGCATGGCGAATGAGCTTGATCTTCTCACCTCGCCCTACGTCTTCGACATCGAACAGGCGAAAGAAATGGCCGCTGCAGGCGCCGATATTCTCGTGCCCCATATGGGCCTCACGACCTCGGGCACGATCGGTGCGCAGACCGCTCTCACTCTCGAGGAGTCAGCCAAGAAGGTCCAAGAGCTCGCCGACGCTGCACGAAGCGTGAACCCGGACATCCTGTGCCTCTGCCACGGCGGCCCGATCGCCAATCCCGAGGATGCTCAATACATTCTCGATAACACCGACGGCATCGTCGGCTTCTACGGCGCTTCCTCCATCGAGCGGTTCCCCACCGAAACGGGCATCCGCGAGCAGACGGAGAAGTTCACTCAGATCACGTTCTCCGAGTAA
- a CDS encoding choice-of-anchor M domain-containing protein, with the protein MRILRSTGATLAALTLALAPAFAGPDGDRTVQTNAHIDAPKVFWDKDAKTFQINSQSNGKTLPLDKTTNWVGRGYQEDGTQSYIFDVTKDPRLAFLGKEGDHLYMAPHSPGPGNTPIWSGFGADTAVPIEQFQDENFTIELTGFNGPGEMNMFNYSSYGDLPVTRLFSSHDQNSRAVWLDPGTHTHNFTTFTKPGRYELTYQVSARKSDGTFTASKPTTLVWRVGGTNPADEKLGDVKTAYDKAAGVTGESTPTFTIAPHTGKKKDGDENLTDLTFDAGNAEAEGTVVFFIDGYHLAEVPVKGGKATWSEMIGSTDSTFQAVFVPTKGASRWVSAPLTSTTGKAATSTTESGEFPKEASENQATGFPNGEVKPTSRDVSVSAKVEENDNLMKVDTKPADDSLVYHVTGGFYEKGSDFPTCEVDAVSGPGRRSFDVSREYCKGDQYDLRLALEPLPRAAIGNTEVADFGPVSAKGKEISTQFSEHGATGTPDTPEGGQPSDPGAGDEGADGSLLNTPVTINNGHVDLRVMDVDGNFSVALGDDSRQHAKKSVTRTIDSVTLEVTKLAKAKRGGNILADKSYDVLGPKGSELYILPQAQQQGRVWPGFSSEELDRDKYPEGATMTLTPVSAPEGGKWFAYTENLGTIQKMYATSEKASDIPLPPGTHMHTAWAFTKPGTYTIDVTAHAKQASNGERSAESGEATAQTQRLTFVVEKPSPGNEGGGEAEEPSDQQPENPAGSGDAGAADGTGAEGGSAGAGASDAGGSAPAASDAGASDAGGEGGVLSDLPRTGASVGLTVAAASALAAGGAALTRRRKNS; encoded by the coding sequence ATGCGGATTCTCCGCTCCACCGGCGCCACGCTCGCGGCTCTCACGCTCGCCCTCGCACCCGCCTTCGCGGGGCCCGACGGCGACCGTACGGTCCAGACGAACGCGCACATCGACGCGCCCAAGGTCTTTTGGGACAAAGACGCCAAGACATTCCAGATCAACTCCCAATCCAACGGGAAAACTCTCCCGCTGGACAAGACCACCAACTGGGTGGGACGTGGCTACCAGGAGGACGGCACGCAAAGCTACATCTTTGACGTGACGAAGGATCCGCGCCTCGCGTTCCTCGGAAAAGAAGGCGACCACCTCTACATGGCGCCCCACAGCCCCGGTCCGGGCAACACCCCGATCTGGTCCGGTTTCGGCGCCGACACGGCAGTGCCCATCGAACAATTCCAGGACGAGAACTTCACCATCGAGCTGACGGGCTTCAACGGCCCCGGCGAGATGAACATGTTCAACTACTCGAGCTACGGCGACCTGCCCGTCACGCGCCTGTTCTCCTCGCACGATCAGAACTCGCGCGCCGTGTGGCTCGACCCGGGCACGCACACCCACAATTTCACGACGTTCACCAAGCCCGGCCGGTACGAGCTCACCTACCAGGTGAGCGCACGCAAGTCCGACGGCACCTTCACCGCCTCGAAGCCCACAACGCTCGTGTGGCGCGTGGGCGGCACCAACCCCGCTGACGAAAAGCTCGGCGACGTCAAGACGGCCTACGACAAAGCCGCTGGAGTGACCGGCGAATCCACCCCGACCTTCACCATCGCCCCGCACACCGGCAAGAAGAAGGACGGCGACGAGAACCTCACCGACCTCACGTTCGATGCGGGCAACGCCGAAGCTGAAGGCACCGTCGTGTTCTTCATCGACGGCTACCACCTCGCCGAGGTTCCCGTGAAGGGCGGCAAGGCCACGTGGAGCGAGATGATCGGCTCAACCGACTCGACCTTCCAGGCAGTGTTTGTTCCTACGAAGGGCGCCTCGCGTTGGGTGAGCGCGCCCCTCACCTCGACCACGGGGAAGGCCGCAACCTCCACCACCGAAAGCGGTGAATTCCCTAAGGAGGCGTCGGAAAACCAGGCCACTGGATTCCCGAACGGCGAGGTCAAGCCGACCTCCCGCGACGTGAGCGTCAGCGCCAAGGTTGAAGAAAACGACAACCTCATGAAGGTCGACACGAAACCCGCGGACGACTCCCTCGTGTACCACGTGACCGGCGGGTTCTACGAAAAGGGCTCTGATTTCCCGACGTGCGAGGTGGACGCGGTGAGCGGCCCCGGACGCCGCAGCTTCGACGTGAGTCGCGAATACTGCAAGGGCGACCAGTACGACCTGCGCCTTGCCCTCGAACCGCTTCCGCGCGCCGCGATCGGTAACACCGAAGTCGCGGACTTCGGGCCCGTGAGCGCGAAAGGGAAGGAAATCTCGACCCAGTTCTCCGAGCACGGCGCAACGGGTACCCCGGACACACCTGAGGGTGGGCAACCGTCGGACCCGGGCGCCGGGGATGAAGGGGCCGACGGTTCCCTCCTCAACACCCCCGTGACCATCAACAACGGGCACGTGGACCTGCGCGTTATGGACGTCGACGGGAACTTCTCCGTCGCCCTCGGCGACGACTCGCGCCAACACGCGAAAAAATCCGTGACCCGCACGATCGACTCGGTGACGCTCGAGGTCACGAAGCTCGCAAAGGCAAAACGCGGCGGCAACATCCTTGCCGACAAGAGCTACGACGTGCTCGGCCCGAAGGGCAGCGAGCTGTACATTCTCCCGCAGGCCCAGCAGCAGGGGCGCGTGTGGCCGGGCTTCTCGAGCGAAGAACTCGATCGCGACAAATACCCCGAGGGGGCGACGATGACGCTCACCCCCGTGAGCGCCCCCGAAGGCGGTAAGTGGTTCGCGTACACCGAGAACCTCGGCACGATCCAGAAGATGTACGCCACGAGCGAGAAGGCTTCCGACATCCCGCTTCCGCCCGGCACCCACATGCACACCGCGTGGGCCTTTACGAAGCCGGGTACGTACACGATCGACGTCACGGCGCACGCTAAGCAGGCGAGTAACGGCGAGCGCAGCGCCGAGAGCGGGGAGGCTACCGCGCAGACCCAGCGCCTCACCTTCGTTGTGGAGAAGCCGTCGCCGGGCAATGAGGGTGGCGGCGAGGCTGAGGAGCCGTCGGACCAGCAGCCGGAGAACCCCGCCGGTTCCGGTGATGCCGGTGCTGCCGATGGGACCGGAGCCGAAGGCGGTTCTGCGGGTGCCGGTGCCTCTGATGCCGGTGGCAGTGCACCCGCGGCGTCCGACGCCGGCGCATCCGATGCAGGCGGCGAGGGTGGCGTTCTGAGCGACCTCCCGCGCACCGGCGCGAGCGTGGGCCTGACCGTTGCTGCCGCGAGCGCGCTCGCGGCCGGCGGTGCAGCACTCACAAGGCGCCGCAAGAACAGCTAA
- a CDS encoding cation diffusion facilitator family transporter has product MTKPSVSRRRKHSHEAHDHSISADADRTTLWVALIVLSVFMVAEVIVSLLTGSLALLSDAGHMLSDVGAIGLALWTIRLAARPAQGAWTWGLKRVETISAAVNGITLLIVAGVIAVEAVRRLFEPPEVDGGPVLIVALVGVVVNIVVAWLVARANRSSLNIEGAYQHILTDLYGFLGTIVAALIIMVTGWTLADVIASLLVCALMVHAAWNLLRAVGRILLEAAPEGIDLEEVTTHFLELPHVQRVHDLHVWSVASDLPALSAHIVVDDECFTDGHIPELLGQVQHCVAGHFDVEHSTFQFEPPHHGPKELSVHP; this is encoded by the coding sequence ATGACTAAACCATCCGTGTCGCGCAGGCGCAAGCACTCTCACGAGGCACACGACCACAGCATCTCTGCCGACGCCGACCGCACGACTCTGTGGGTGGCCTTGATTGTGCTGAGCGTCTTTATGGTCGCCGAAGTCATCGTCAGCCTTCTGACTGGCTCCCTCGCACTGCTGTCGGATGCCGGGCACATGCTGTCCGACGTCGGAGCGATCGGGCTAGCGCTATGGACCATTCGCCTCGCCGCTCGGCCTGCCCAAGGGGCGTGGACCTGGGGCCTCAAACGCGTGGAAACCATCTCCGCCGCGGTCAACGGCATTACGCTCCTGATCGTGGCTGGAGTCATCGCTGTGGAGGCAGTCCGGCGTCTGTTCGAACCACCCGAGGTCGACGGTGGCCCCGTGCTGATCGTTGCCCTGGTCGGGGTGGTCGTGAACATCGTCGTCGCGTGGTTGGTTGCTCGCGCCAATCGCTCAAGCCTCAATATCGAAGGTGCCTACCAACACATTCTTACCGACCTCTACGGCTTCCTCGGAACCATTGTTGCCGCGCTCATCATCATGGTGACCGGGTGGACTCTTGCCGATGTCATTGCGTCCCTTCTGGTGTGTGCCCTCATGGTGCACGCAGCGTGGAATCTCTTGCGCGCCGTCGGCCGAATTCTGCTCGAAGCAGCCCCGGAAGGAATTGACCTCGAGGAAGTCACCACCCACTTTCTTGAACTTCCCCACGTGCAGCGCGTGCATGACCTGCATGTGTGGAGCGTCGCGAGCGACCTGCCGGCACTATCAGCCCACATTGTTGTCGACGACGAGTGCTTTACCGACGGACATATTCCCGAATTACTCGGCCAAGTGCAGCACTGCGTCGCGGGACATTTCGACGTTGAACACTCTACCTTCCAGTTCGAGCCGCCTCATCACGGGCCAAAAGAACTCTCCGTTCACCCTTGA